Proteins encoded within one genomic window of Acomys russatus chromosome 5, mAcoRus1.1, whole genome shotgun sequence:
- the Slc25a28 gene encoding mitoferrin-2 isoform X2 produces MVLSLPVLVPHFPNSLGFAAVSAPQSQHGFKLQLWAGVGQIIGEGLPNLMCSDSGLLQLHSSFGAPQPRSQYPPLPTSLTFLSSPWHQLLMPGAAGCVATLLHDAAMNPAEVVKQRMQMYNSPYHRVTDCVRAVWQNEGAGAFYRSYTTQLTMNVPFQAIHFMTYEFLQEHFNPQRRYNPSSHVLCGACAGAVAAAATTPLDVCKTLLNTQESLALNSNITGHITGMANAFRTVYQVGGMTAYFRGVQARVIYQIPSTAIAWSVYEFFKYLITKRQEEWRAGK; encoded by the exons ATGGTATTGAGCCTTCCTGTGCTGGTCCCCCATTTCCCCAACTCTCTGGGCTTTGCTGCTGTCAGTGCTCCCCAGTCTCAGCATGGTTTCAAGCTGCAGCTTTGGGCTGGGGTAGGCCAGATTATAGGGGAGGGACTTCCAAACCTGATGTGCTCGGACAGCGGGCTGCTTCAACTCCACTCCTCCTTTGGGGCACCTCAACCAAGGTCACAGTATCCTCCCTTACCTACCAGCTTGACTTTCCTCTCATCTCCCTGGCATCAGCTTCTAATGCCTG GTGCAGCCGGATGTGTGGCAACATTACTTCATGATGCAGCCATGAATCCAGCAGAAG TGGTCAAGCAGAGGATGCAGATGTACAACTCACCGTACCACCGGGTGACAGACTGTGTACGGGCAGTGTGGCAGAATGAAGGGGCCGGGGCCTTTTACCGCAGCTACACGACCCAGCTGACCATGAACGTTCCCTTCCAAGCCATCCACTTCATGACCTATGAGTTTCTGCAGGAGCACTTTAACCCCCAGAGACGGTACAACCCCAGCTCCCATGTGCTTTGTGGAGCCTGTGCAGGGGCCGTAGCTGCCGCCGCCACAACCCCACTGGACGTTTGCAAAACACTGCTCAACACCCAGGAAtccctggctttgaactcaaacaTTACAGGACACATCACAGGCATGGCTAATGCCTTCAGGACGGTGTATCAAGTAGGCGGGATGACTGCCTACTTCCGAGGGGTGCAGGCCAGAGTAATTTACCAGATCCCCTCCACAGCCATTGCATGGTCTGTGTATGAATTCTTCAAATACCTGATCACAAAGCGGCAAGAAGAGTGGAGGGCAGGCAAGTGA